Proteins from a single region of Nitrospinaceae bacterium:
- a CDS encoding (2Fe-2S) ferredoxin domain-containing protein has protein sequence MHAKKRYVLVCTNERAEDHPKGSCGRCGSVEVRERIKDLIAEKGLKSKARTLKTTCLDICSSGPIICVMPDNVWYEGVRVEDAEEIVDSHLDRGEPVERLLIPEAPTGFSMM, from the coding sequence ATGCACGCAAAAAAACGTTATGTCCTGGTATGCACCAACGAGAGGGCCGAAGACCATCCAAAGGGAAGCTGCGGACGCTGTGGCTCAGTCGAGGTGCGCGAGCGCATCAAGGATCTGATTGCCGAGAAAGGATTGAAGAGTAAGGCCCGCACGCTCAAGACGACCTGCCTCGATATTTGCTCGAGCGGTCCGATCATCTGTGTGATGCCGGATAACGTCTGGTATGAGGGTGTTCGTGTCGAGGATGCCGAGGAGATTGTGGATTCCCATCTCGATCGCGGCGAACCCGTCGAGCGTCTTCTCATCCCCGAGGCCCCCACCGGTTTTTCGATGATGTAG
- a CDS encoding class I SAM-dependent methyltransferase has translation MGGPQFQAEREKSLVSAQGEVLELGFGTGLNLPHYPESVDSLYLVDPEVFLPRRVEKRIAAVRMPVRREATSAEELPFEADRFDCVVSTWTLCAISDLDSALKEVVRVLKPEGKFIFLEHGRSDDVSVARWQDRLNPIQRICGCGCNMNRKIDTFICDAGLEIETIDRFLMPRLSASRGRCIVVLQGEQNEDSTAAA, from the coding sequence ATGGGTGGACCCCAATTTCAGGCCGAGCGCGAAAAATCGCTCGTCTCCGCCCAGGGAGAAGTGCTGGAGCTTGGGTTTGGCACCGGCCTAAATCTTCCTCATTATCCTGAGTCTGTCGATTCCCTCTATTTGGTGGACCCCGAAGTTTTTCTTCCGAGGCGGGTGGAAAAACGAATAGCCGCGGTGCGAATGCCTGTTCGACGTGAAGCCACAAGCGCTGAAGAACTCCCCTTTGAAGCGGATCGCTTCGATTGTGTGGTTTCGACATGGACGCTATGTGCGATATCCGATCTAGACAGCGCACTTAAAGAGGTGGTACGAGTTCTCAAGCCTGAGGGTAAATTCATTTTTCTTGAGCATGGACGGAGTGATGACGTCAGTGTCGCCCGCTGGCAGGATCGACTTAATCCAATTCAGCGAATATGCGGTTGTGGCTGCAACATGAACCGGAAGATTGACACTTTTATCTGTGATGCTGGCCTGGAGATCGAGACGATCGATCGATTCCTTATGCCAAGACTCTCCGCATCCAGGGGGAGATGTATCGTGGTGTTGCAAGGGGAGCAAAATGAGGACAGCACGGCAGCCGCGTGA
- a CDS encoding acyl-CoA dehydrogenase, translated as MDFRLNEFQRALELSVREFVDREVIPVASEYEHRDEYPQPLVDRMKALGYFGAIIPEENGGAGMDAMSFAILTEELARGWMTLTGVIGSHSMVSWMVSRFGSEVQKRDWLPRLAAGEMRTGIGITESGGGSDVAALRSAARREGNNYIVNGSKMFVTNSENATHFGVMVRTNPNADKPHRGISCLMMDRSLDGFQVSRHLDKLGYKGIRTGELIFEECPVPEDCLIGEENQGFQQLMAALELGRIQVAARALGLHRACFEASLKYAQQRHTMGKPIAEHQAVQLKLADMATSLEAGRHLTYRAAVMKDSGERCDLEAGMAKLFATDAAQRASEVAIHIHGGYGYIKELPIERYYRDAILLQVGEGANDIQRIVIAQRLVEKYPAQ; from the coding sequence ATGGATTTTCGGTTAAATGAATTTCAACGAGCCTTGGAGTTGAGTGTTCGCGAATTTGTTGATCGCGAAGTCATTCCGGTGGCCAGCGAATATGAGCACCGGGACGAGTATCCACAGCCGCTCGTTGACCGGATGAAGGCGCTGGGCTACTTCGGCGCGATTATTCCCGAGGAGAATGGCGGGGCCGGAATGGACGCCATGAGCTTCGCTATTCTGACCGAGGAGCTGGCGCGCGGGTGGATGACCTTGACAGGGGTGATTGGCTCGCATTCGATGGTCTCTTGGATGGTGAGCCGCTTCGGCTCCGAGGTGCAAAAGCGTGACTGGCTGCCTAGGCTGGCTGCAGGAGAAATGCGCACAGGCATCGGAATCACAGAGTCGGGCGGTGGCTCGGATGTCGCTGCGCTGCGCTCTGCTGCACGGCGCGAGGGGAATAATTACATCGTCAATGGCTCGAAGATGTTTGTTACAAATAGCGAGAATGCCACGCATTTTGGCGTGATGGTTCGGACGAACCCGAATGCCGACAAACCACATCGCGGAATCAGCTGTCTGATGATGGACCGCAGCCTTGATGGTTTTCAGGTGAGCCGCCACCTCGACAAACTTGGTTACAAGGGTATTCGCACGGGTGAGCTTATTTTTGAGGAATGTCCAGTGCCTGAGGATTGTCTGATCGGAGAGGAGAATCAGGGATTTCAGCAGCTCATGGCTGCTCTGGAGCTGGGACGCATTCAGGTGGCCGCACGAGCGTTGGGGCTTCATAGGGCTTGTTTTGAGGCGTCCTTAAAATACGCCCAACAGCGCCATACGATGGGAAAACCCATTGCCGAGCATCAGGCCGTCCAACTCAAGCTCGCCGATATGGCTACTTCCCTTGAGGCGGGGCGCCATCTTACCTATCGGGCCGCTGTCATGAAGGACAGCGGCGAGCGTTGTGATCTTGAGGCGGGGATGGCGAAACTCTTCGCCACAGATGCGGCCCAGCGAGCCTCCGAGGTGGCGATTCACATTCACGGCGGCTATGGCTATATCAAGGAGCTTCCCATAGAGCGCTACTATCGCGATGCGATTTTGTTGCAGGTGGGAGAGGGTGCAAACGATATTCAGCGCATTGTTATTGCACAACGATTGGTTGAGAAATATCCGGCGCAATAG